From a region of the Triticum aestivum cultivar Chinese Spring chromosome 7D, IWGSC CS RefSeq v2.1, whole genome shotgun sequence genome:
- the LOC123169188 gene encoding tRNA-specific adenosine deaminase TAD3: MAWELIEVAGYLTPLPHSTVDVVAAKVESKVANAVIRQLNQVCPLENLRHVNRVRRLIECEKSELSIILCLSTGIESSKNGFSEDVQKVVEAYQLSPFIAKVASYPAMSKEEWEEQCKLWPTSYHPLHDTGGASGFKEEELPSIFDCMRTAIELSEVGNTAIIVDPSSMQIISKATDETHQHDGFLERNRCVNVEADGAHSLAETTEDNDGRLLLSSSHASHCLNLEVSCINSWGWTKQRSSEQKTLSSEGGFLWHPLRHAALVAIENAAERDQKLFHTSTSPRTESNLNGDMENCSDNEPAKRPKIVTKDKEKAEHQECGSDLSGRNRPYLCTGFDIYLV; encoded by the exons ATGGCGTGGGAGCTTATCGAGGTCGCCGGCTACCTAACTCCCCTCCCACATTCTACAG TTGATGTGGTGGCTGCGAAGGTTGAATCCAAGGTAGCCAATGCTGTCATTAG GCAACTTAATCAGGTGTGCCCACTGGAGAATCTGCGGCATGTTAATCGGGTGCGTCGCCTTATTGAGTGTG AAAAATCCGAGTTATCGATCATCTTATGCCTTTCCACTGGGATTGAAAGTTCTAAGAATGGGTTTTCTGAGGATGTGCAGAAGGTAGTGGAGGCTTACCAGTTGAGCCCTTTCATTGCAAAA GTTGCCAGCTATCCTGCTATGTCGAAAGAGGAATGGGAGGAACAGTGCAAACTCTGGCCAACTTCATATCATCCCCTGCATGA CACTGGTGGTGCATCTGGATTTAAAGAGGAGGAATTACCATCAATATTTGATTGCATGAGGACTGCTATCGAATTATCAGAG GTGGGCAACACGGCCATTATTGTTGATCCATCAAGTATGCAAATAATTTCAAAGGCTACAGATGAAACACACCAGCATGACGGCTTTCTGGAAAGGAACAGATGTGTCAATGTGGAAGCAGATGGTGCCCACTCTTTGGCTGAAACAACTGAAGATAATGATGGCAGGCTGTTGCTGTCAAGCTCCCATGCTAGCCATTGCTTGAACTTGGAGGTCTCATGTATAAACTCTTGGGGATGGACAAAACAGAGGTCTTCTGAGCAGAAGACATTGTCCTCTGAAGGTGGTTTTCTTTGGCATCCTCTAAGACATGCTGCCCTAGTTGCCATTGAAAATGCTGCCGAGAGAGATCAAAAGCTGTTCCATACTTCAACTTCTCCAAGAACGGAATCAAACTTAAATGGCGATATGGAGAATTGTTCCGACAATGAACCAGCAAAGCGGCCAAAGATAGTTACAAAG GATAAAGAAAAGGCTGAGCATCAAGAATGCGGGAGTGACTTGTCTGGAAGAAACAGACCATATCTCTGCACAGGATTTGACATCTACCTTGTTTAG
- the LOC123169187 gene encoding GDSL esterase/lipase APG, with translation MSSRCLLLLAIFLSTQPTGQSGEEGPAVPALMVFGDSLVDVGNNNYIFTIAKANFPPYGRDFKDHVATGRFCNGKLLIDFIAEKVGFNGSPLAYLSPEASGQNLLLGANFASAASGYNDHGTLIKAISVSQQLKYFKDYQAKLAVVAGSSHARSIISGSLYIICAGSCDFVYNYYINPFLDTNQTAEQFSDRLVGMFNNSVTQLYEMGARRIGVFSLPPFGCFPMAITLYGHGRSGCVSRLNNDAQYYNMKLKAAVDSLSKKYHDLKIVVLDMYAPLYNLATSPVSQGFTEAKRACCGTGTVEASILCNSLLPGTCPSARTYVFWDVWHPSEAANKVVVDSLVDEINNLVA, from the exons ATGTCGTCGAGGTGCTTGCTGCTCCTGGCTATCTTCCTTTCGACGCAGCCAACGGGGCAGAGCGGTGAGGAAGGGCCAGCGGTTCCCGCGCTGATGGTGTTCGGCGACTCGCTGGTGGATGTAGGCAACAACAACTACATCTTTACCATCGCCAAAGCCAACTTCCCTCCCTATGGCAGGGACTTCAAAGACCATGTCGCCACAGGAAGGTTCTGCAACGGCAAGCTGCTTATCGATTTCATAG CTGAAAAGGTTGGGTTCAATGGCTCTCCGCTGGCCTATCTCAGCCCAGAAGCATCAGGACagaaccttcttcttggagctaacTTCGCATCTGCTGCATCTGGCTACAATGACCATGGGACTCTGATT AAAGCCATCTCTGTCTCTCAACAATTGAAGTACTTCAAAGACTACCAAGCTAAGCTGGCGGTGGTGGCTGGGAGCAGCCATGCTCGCTCCATCATCTCCGGCTCACTCTACATCATCTGCGCCGGTTCATGTGACTTTGTCTACAACTATTACATCAACCCTTTCCTCGACACGAACCAAACCGCAGAACAATTCTCAGACCGCCTCGTCGGGATGTTCAACAACAGTGTGACG CAACTTTACGAGATGGGAGCCCGACGCATCGGCGTCTTCTCCCTGCCACCCTTTGGTTGTTTTCCCATGGCGATCACATTGTATGGTCATGGGAGGAGCGGATGTGTGTCTAGGCTCAACAACGACGCCCAATATTACAACATGAAGTTGAAAGCTGCTGTTGACTCACTATCAAAGAAGTACCATGATCTCAAGATTGTGGTTCTCGACATGTATGCGCCTTTGTACAACCTCGCTACCTCTCCTGTATCGCAAG GGTTCACCGAGGCGAAGCGGGCTTGCTGTGGCACAGGGACGGTGGAGGCGTCAATCCTTTGCAACTCCCTGTTACCTGGGACTTGTCCGAGCGCACGGACATATGTGTTCTGGGACGTTTGGCATCCGTCAGAGGCAGCAAACAAAGTTGTTGTGGACTCTCTCGTAGATGAAATCAACAACCTGGTTGCATAA